The genomic interval ATAATTATATCCTTACACTTGAAGCAAGATCGCTTGAGAGGTTTGATGGCGGAGACGGACGGAGCGTCAGCTGAACAACAAGTACTTCAAAAGTCAGGAAGGGCACTTCGTGCTGATCTGAGCGGTCTACAATTGCAGACGACACACACTGAGCAAACTGTAAAGAAGCTCTGCAATAAAGGGGATACAGTGGCCAAAGCGCATCTTGATTTAAACGCTGCAAGtacttttaattttgtattcatatttgatgtaaatatttgtatttagaaTTTTTCACTATACAGGCTGTAAGTGAAAGAATTGTCGAAGCTAAAGAGAGGCAAGCTGTAATACTTACACACAGAAGAGTCCTTCAAGAAGAGCGCGGTTCATTAGTCGCGTCGATCAAATCGGAGCAGACTCGATTGGAGCAATTGAAGAAACGGTAATTTATTTGTGTAAAGTTTTATAGGACGGgttaaaggtttcgaccgtttcccggcctatggaaactcagttgagtttgaaagaggatcgtttatttttgttcaattgttacaatggttattgtatgtacgaagaggttgagcttcggagaagtgatctggttgaactccagaggttcactctggtgttgggagctggtgcgtcgctttatacacgttctggcttgaagcgtgccgtgtgcgGATGCTTTGTCTttgtttccaggacacgtgtgttaGAGACGCGTGTTGGcctgttttcgaggcacgtgtcttcggtacacgtgtggtttatagctatggggtcagcgccaagACGATgttcgtttgagaatggggttgtgtgccacgcgtaaacgacttttcaggacatgtgtcgcctgatgacatcactgttgggtttcgttcgttttacgatcgagcgatgaactctttcttctagaatggtcgaaggggacgttgcccttgattTATGcgtgtttgtacaggatcgatgatgagatcgcTGGTTTTGATTCttaatagcacaagtcgtgctatattcctacagttTGGTATTTAAATTGTGATTTGTTTTCAGATATGAAATATATGTGTCTACTTTGGGCGAGGATGAAAACGGAGAGGCTTTGTCCGTTGCATACTTCAAAGTGAAGGTAATTGAGAATGTATGAAGTGTTGTGTTTTGGAAATATAATTCGatgtcatttattttaattcagaaCGCACAAGAGAAGTCAGAACTACAACAGGAAGGCGATAATTTAGATGCCGACATCAAAAAGGGAGAACAAGAAATAGCAGCTCTGGAAGCCACTCTTCAAGTCGTCGATGCTACCAATAGAAAGTTCATTCGAAGTCTAGACACAGTAAAAGAAGATGGTATGATTTAATGGTTAGTATTAGACGTtgtcaattatatatttttaatttgagtaATAAACTGTATTTTAGATCCAGAAATAATAGAATACAACAGCTTGTGCCAGGCGTACAACCATGCCAAAGATTTACGGTCACAGATCATATCACAAGTTCGATTCTGTTCTAAACGAATAGAAGCTGCACGCAAAGAAATTCAAGAGCTCGAAAAACGCACCGATGAACTTCATAATGCTaggtagtttatttttttttttatatatatagatattttatttgacaGGTTTGATTTTTTGTGCATTTTTATTAGAGATGATTTGATAGACGAGTTCAAATTAATCGAGAAGGACCTGAAAGAGCAAACAGAAAAACTAAATCGAGCTAATGAGTATCGCAAGAAGACAGGGACTAGTGCTAGGAGGAAAATTAAAAGCACGGAAATATGGAACATTCATGAGGCTTGGACTGCATTTTGACGTATCATATAATCATCACCGTGTATTTAgtgttttcaatcaaaatttacttttatagaAAGACATTCGTTCGAGAGAATTGTGGGAAGCTAACTGTTCAGCCGAAACTCAGCTCAAAACAATCAACGCAACGCTGGTGAATAAACGAGCGGCCGAACGTGGCATTAGCTTACCTCAGTCTTACAGGTTTGCGTTTACAAACAgattatattgtatgtgtattacattttaattatttcttgctTTGACAGTGCACCGTCTGGTGTTAAGATGTCGGAAGCAGCTTCGAGTCAAAGCAGTGTATTGTCGGAACAAGGCAAGGCGAATTATCTTTTTAGTATTTTCAGATTTAAATGCATTGTAATTATGACGTTAATTTTTATAGAATCTTGGATGGAACAATCTATGGAAGAATCTTTTTCTGAACTTTCTGTCAATCGAGAAGAATTTTCGGAGGCGTCGGATACGAAAAATTCACCGTCATCTTCAAAGTCGTctcaaatttcattaaaacagGTTTGGTTTTGGTTAGgtattagattatttttatgataggAATTATTGTAATACATGGAAGCTAAATTTTCAGGAAAAATATGGTGATTCTTCGCAATATAAAAGCAAACATCGTCCGCCGCATAGTGAGTTTTCTAGAATGCTTAGTTTTGAGATTGTATTTACTACATTTTAGAGTATAAAAGATGTGTATTGATTTTAGATTCAAACAGTTGTATGCCGATAAATGTAGTTATGCTAGGAATGGATGCACCGACTGTCGGAACTTCAAGAGAAATCCGTAAGAAGAAAGATATCGGTAAAAAGATTTCCAAGAGCAACATTAATATATCGTTGAGCAGTTCAAAAAATATTCCACCGCCTGAAAAAtcttaataaaaagaaaaattagaataaaaataagataaatttcaataataatacacTAAAATGGTTTATTATCATAAATTGTTAACACCAAAAGTGATTAAATCTATACGGAATGCTATCAAATGCATATTGAATCACATTTTCTCGCacatttaaaaacattacaactgtgcaaattttatttcagctagtataatatacgtacatacaaatttctCTAAACAATTGTGTTTTGACTAAACGAGTAAAGTTGTGcttaatacatttttcatttcttttttttaatacatccaaaatttaatacacatatatgtattaagtatataatatacatatataaatacataaatatatatataacactGAAAAATCTCTAATTACGATTTGCCGCTTGCAATATTCTCAATATGTAAAGGAACAAATTGAGTATATCCATATATAGATTGATCGTTGCTAAGATATACTCCTCGGGAGAGAGCGTCTTCATTAGCATTTGTGTGTCATAGACGATGAATAAGCTGAAGACCAGAGCTCCACCAATGCTTATTATGAACTCGAATGCggtattttgaatgaaaatctgTAAGATTCCACCGACTAAAAGCACGCAGAGGCCGGCGAATAATCTACAAAGACAAAAACTAGTATAATTACACGTTTTGAAGTGAATAGTTTTAGATAATACACATACGCTGAATGCATGGAGGAGAAGTCCCGCTTGGTGTTGAATGTGAATAGAGTTATTCCTGCGACAACGGCCAATGTTAAAAAGACGGCTTGCAATACAATTCGCTGTTCGTAATATGAGACTAGTACGCCGATGGTGTAAGCTTGGACGACCGTCTGAAAAGTCAAATGAATGTTATATTaagaatattacaatatatacaatgtatatgaaAACTTACAAAGGCTGCCAAAAGAATCAAATTGGTTGGGGTTTCTCGTCGTTTGACGTATAAAGCAACGAGTATTGCGATACTTGAAATAAATGCAACTAGTATCATCCAATCACTGAAATCAaacgattattattataaatgttctGTTGAGAATGTTCATGTatgttttcaaaatgaaaatgatatACTTTTGATGTATAAAAAGTTTAACGGGTTCTACGGTGCTGAAGACGGCACCGATGATGACCGTAGTCAACAGTTGCAAGGTCAGAAGAGAATATACTTTTCGAATAAATCCAAGGCGAATCTCTTTGTTTGCTTGTAGAACGTTGTTTTTATAGGCAAAGTCATTCTATGGAAATCATCAGAAAGGTTATATATTATGCTCCGTTGAATACGTaatgtatgaaatatgaaaGTTTAACCTCAATGTCGTCTGATCCATTTTTGCCTCCTTGTTCACAATCATCGTCGGCCAATAGAAGAGTCGTCATCTTAATTTATTCTGTTgctgaaatttaaatgaaagcCTACAGTTTAATCGCAAGCTGTTACAGGTTGTTATGCgcgaaaaaataatgtaatcaaTTCAATTGGTAAATAAAGAGTGTCACAACTACGTCATTGACACGTATTTATTTCGCAAATTATGCGAATTGGTTATTGATTTGACCTTCTAATGATTCATGTGTATGTAATGTTTTCAATTATTGATTATATTGTGATGATAAATAAGATAATGGTATAAACATACGGTTGATGACTTTCCGCTGACACTTCGATAAAAACTTTGACAgttctaatattaaaaaatttggtCGTAAAAAACAGAAACACATCCGTGCCTAAGTGGGTAATGaactaataatgaaaaattttcagaatgaaatttttctgaaaatgaaaattttcactgaCCTGAAATTTCTCGATACACGTTTATTCAACTTTTGCGTACTTTGTTGTcgattttgtacatatacaaaacatatgtgtataagaaaatgtttatataaagaATAGTTCAAATTGAGTAACGCTAATTCAACATATTCGTTGTATGACGGTCCTCGAGCTGCTACACGCCTTATttcaatttctgtatatatacagctttctgtctttatacagctaccgcgaaATCCGTTTGGTGcagctatacatatatagcatcaaatatgaaaaaataattggctTTTGTTCGAGTTCCTGAGAAATCAGTGTATATATCTGAAGGTAAGAAAGTTAACTGATTCAGTGAGACCGAGACGCAATCCAGAAACAACGTGTGAACTTAACGTCTCTTTTGGCGTTTCTCTCTCGTAAATCATAACTATAGGCCGCTGCGACCCTGCCCCCCATTGTCCATTTCtattgtgaaccttttttttgttgctctctcgctttgtagtttgcctttGTAGGCGGAGtactgtgtgttgaccgtatcccggcctaacgaaacactgttgtgctagttttataaagttttattgtttgcctatggttg from Arctopsyche grandis isolate Sample6627 chromosome 9, ASM5162203v2, whole genome shotgun sequence carries:
- the LOC143916333 gene encoding uncharacterized protein LOC143916333, which encodes MSEAASSQSSVLSEQESWMEQSMEESFSELSVNREEFSEASDTKNSPSSSKSSQISLKQEKYGDSSQYKSKHRPPHNSNSCMPINVVMLGMDAPTVGTSREIRKKKDIGKKISKSNINISLSSSKNIPPPEKS
- the LOC143916331 gene encoding protein lifeguard 4-like, yielding MTTLLLADDDCEQGGKNGSDDIENDFAYKNNVLQANKEIRLGFIRKVYSLLTLQLLTTVIIGAVFSTVEPVKLFIHQNDWMILVAFISSIAILVALYVKRRETPTNLILLAAFTVVQAYTIGVLVSYYEQRIVLQAVFLTLAVVAGITLFTFNTKRDFSSMHSALFAGLCVLLVGGILQIFIQNTAFEFIISIGGALVFSLFIVYDTQMLMKTLSPEEYILATINLYMDILNLFLYILRILQAANRN